From a single Couchioplanes caeruleus genomic region:
- a CDS encoding type I polyketide synthase — MSGAEPIAIIGMSCRFAGGVDSPEKFWTLLTEGADVVSEVPDSRWEWYASRGRENAAALRDVTRGGAFLSDVEGFDADFFDITPREAALMDPQQRMMLELSWEALERAGIPPARLGGTDAGVFMGVGADDYGRRMLEDLPGIEAWTGIGGAYCAVANRVSYLLNLRGPSMAVDTACSSSLVAIHLAVQALRAGECPVALAGGVLVMAAPGLSLVLDAAGATSPDGRCKSFDASADGYGRGEGGGVVVLKRLSDARRDGDPVLAVLRGSAVHQDGRTNGIMAPNGEAQAHVMRQAYRAAGIDPASVQYVEAHGTGTRVGDPLEAGAMAAVFGQGRPADQPCLIGSVKPNVGHLEAGAGVAGVIKTVLALQHGVIPPSINCSTPNPAIPWEQARLRVVTEPTPWPGEPGRRRAGVSAYGYGGTIAHVALEAGDPPAGRDRRTAPERPVLVPISGRSAEAVRRFAGALADHLTAEPGLDPRDVAYTLAHRRDQLPHRATVVGADRAEVVDQLREFAVEGTGAQTGSVLGAAARGVVWVFSGHGSQWLGMARGMLADEPVFAGVIDRVEPVFVTEMGVSPRRVIVEAAPQPVDVIQPMIFAIQVALAAVWRSRGVRPAAVIGHSVGEIAAAVTAGVLTLEEGARLVCRRSVLLRQVAGKGAMAMVGLPADEIERRLAGRSDVAAAVAAAPGSTVISGDIAAVEELGARWRAEGYAVRPVDSDVAFHSPQMEPLCGPLAAAVDDLSPRPAEVPLYSTALPDPRSGAPRDGSYWAANLRGQVRFAPAVTAAAEDGYRLFLEVSPHPVVEHSIGETLEQLGIEDAFATHTLRRNRPEIPTLLGNLGLLYCHGLEADTAVLWGDGAFADLPTTVWQRRPYWLESRPVPAATEPHDPRSHTLLGGRRRVNGVTPAEIWSTYLDRDCRPYPGAHPVRNVEIIPAAVLLNTFFTAAASTGPWPDLGDVGLRVPVSVTHPRDVQVVLQDGALRLSSRVVEEEADDSGWATHTTAVLEPRTRLADESPATVVTGESLDTGYVIDRLATLGVAAMGFPWAVERMERGDGALRATVVAEPETGATPQTWGSILDAALSIASVVFTGPPILRMPQHIRRVSLAESAPARARILVRVVDTDTVDLEICDLDGAVVGRMSRLRYGVLDRDTGGNTDTRSLVHTLAWQPVDLPGQVAAPRLVVVGAASEMVSRLQEWLPEHIARVVERPEDLRPDELSAGHHLVVVAPPVSGGYDDAAVEGAWLLARTAQLVAAGRAAKPAQLWCLTRGVWESTDAASVSQGALWGLGRVIGGEHPDFWGGVIDVGGPPSDIAVIPQVIGALRGEDVIVVRDGAPMVGRLRHLEGKPMRPPMRCEPDGTYLITGGFGALGSEVAHWLADRGARRIILVGRTTVPERDGWSRVTDPRVLERIEIVRSLERLGVTVVPVALDLADAEEAAKLLSAASYGLPPVRGVVHAAGVLDNRMLSALDEDSLRAVLRPKAYGATTLHELFPPGSVDFFVLFSSCGLLLGLPGQASYAAGNAYLDALAAYRRAAGDTGTISFGWTSWRGLGMSTSTEVIDIELAARGTADISAAEAFSAWELAERYDLGYAAVLRMLPAAERGELRLPLLSELPLDSATDESAEVSGERPWATLHGAELVAFLTGEIRRQVAVESKLSADEVDPRRPLIEMGLDSVMTVRIRRALERTFHLPLPATLFWDRPTISAVAALVAERLDDDPAPAAEEE, encoded by the coding sequence ATGAGCGGGGCGGAACCCATCGCGATCATCGGCATGTCCTGCCGGTTCGCCGGGGGCGTCGACTCGCCGGAGAAGTTCTGGACGCTGCTGACCGAGGGCGCGGACGTCGTCTCCGAGGTGCCGGACTCCCGCTGGGAGTGGTACGCCTCGCGCGGCCGGGAGAACGCGGCGGCGCTGCGGGACGTGACCCGCGGCGGGGCGTTCCTCAGCGACGTCGAGGGGTTCGACGCGGACTTCTTCGACATCACGCCCCGCGAGGCGGCGCTGATGGACCCGCAACAGCGGATGATGCTGGAGCTGTCCTGGGAGGCCCTGGAACGGGCCGGCATCCCCCCGGCCCGGCTGGGCGGCACCGACGCCGGCGTCTTCATGGGGGTGGGCGCCGACGACTACGGCCGCCGCATGCTCGAGGACCTGCCCGGCATCGAGGCGTGGACCGGGATCGGCGGCGCCTACTGCGCGGTCGCCAACCGGGTGTCGTACCTGCTCAACCTCCGCGGTCCGAGCATGGCCGTGGACACCGCCTGCTCGTCCTCGCTGGTCGCCATCCACCTGGCCGTACAGGCGCTGCGTGCGGGGGAGTGCCCGGTGGCGCTGGCCGGCGGTGTCCTCGTGATGGCCGCACCGGGTCTGTCCCTGGTGCTGGACGCGGCCGGTGCGACGTCCCCGGACGGCCGGTGCAAGTCGTTCGACGCCTCGGCCGACGGATACGGCCGGGGCGAGGGCGGCGGCGTGGTGGTGCTCAAGCGCCTCAGCGACGCGCGCCGCGACGGTGACCCGGTGCTGGCCGTGCTGCGGGGGAGCGCGGTGCACCAGGACGGCCGGACCAACGGCATCATGGCGCCGAACGGGGAGGCCCAGGCGCACGTCATGCGCCAGGCGTACCGCGCTGCGGGCATCGACCCGGCCTCGGTGCAGTACGTCGAGGCGCACGGCACCGGGACCCGGGTGGGCGACCCGCTGGAGGCCGGCGCGATGGCCGCCGTCTTCGGGCAGGGCCGGCCGGCGGACCAGCCGTGCCTCATCGGCTCGGTCAAGCCCAACGTGGGTCACCTGGAGGCGGGCGCCGGCGTGGCGGGCGTCATCAAGACGGTGCTGGCCCTGCAGCACGGCGTCATCCCGCCCAGCATCAACTGTTCCACCCCGAACCCCGCGATCCCGTGGGAGCAGGCCCGCCTGCGGGTCGTGACGGAGCCGACGCCGTGGCCGGGGGAACCCGGGCGGCGCCGGGCCGGCGTGTCCGCGTACGGCTACGGCGGCACCATCGCCCACGTCGCCCTGGAAGCCGGTGATCCCCCGGCCGGACGGGACCGGCGGACCGCCCCGGAGCGCCCGGTGCTCGTGCCGATCTCCGGGCGCAGCGCCGAGGCGGTACGGCGGTTCGCCGGCGCGCTGGCCGATCACCTCACCGCCGAGCCGGGCCTCGACCCGCGCGACGTGGCGTACACCCTGGCGCACCGGCGTGACCAGCTGCCCCACCGGGCCACCGTGGTCGGTGCGGACCGTGCCGAGGTCGTCGACCAGCTCCGCGAGTTCGCGGTGGAGGGCACCGGAGCCCAGACCGGATCGGTCCTGGGAGCGGCGGCACGCGGCGTGGTCTGGGTGTTCTCCGGGCACGGCTCGCAATGGCTGGGCATGGCCCGCGGCATGCTGGCCGACGAGCCGGTCTTCGCCGGCGTCATCGACCGGGTGGAGCCCGTGTTCGTCACGGAGATGGGGGTCTCGCCGCGCCGGGTGATCGTCGAGGCGGCCCCGCAGCCGGTGGACGTCATCCAGCCGATGATCTTCGCGATCCAGGTGGCCCTGGCCGCGGTGTGGCGCTCGCGCGGCGTACGACCGGCAGCGGTGATCGGCCACTCGGTGGGCGAGATCGCCGCCGCCGTCACAGCGGGCGTCCTGACGCTCGAGGAGGGCGCGCGGCTCGTGTGCCGGCGCTCGGTGCTGCTGCGGCAGGTGGCCGGCAAGGGCGCCATGGCGATGGTGGGCCTGCCGGCGGACGAGATCGAACGCCGGCTCGCGGGCCGCAGCGACGTCGCCGCCGCGGTGGCCGCCGCCCCCGGGTCGACGGTGATCTCCGGCGACATCGCGGCGGTCGAGGAGCTCGGAGCGCGGTGGCGTGCCGAGGGGTACGCGGTCCGCCCGGTCGACTCGGACGTCGCCTTCCACAGCCCGCAGATGGAGCCGCTCTGCGGACCCCTGGCGGCCGCGGTCGACGACCTGTCTCCGCGTCCCGCCGAGGTTCCGCTGTACAGCACGGCCCTGCCGGACCCGCGTTCCGGCGCGCCGCGCGACGGCTCGTACTGGGCGGCCAACCTGCGCGGACAGGTGCGCTTCGCGCCGGCGGTCACGGCGGCCGCCGAGGACGGGTACCGGTTGTTCCTCGAGGTCTCCCCGCACCCGGTGGTGGAGCACTCGATCGGCGAGACGCTGGAGCAGCTCGGCATCGAGGACGCGTTCGCCACGCACACCCTGCGCCGCAACCGCCCCGAGATCCCGACGCTGCTGGGCAACCTGGGCCTGCTGTACTGCCACGGGCTCGAGGCCGACACCGCGGTGCTGTGGGGGGACGGGGCGTTCGCCGACCTGCCCACCACGGTGTGGCAGCGCCGGCCGTACTGGCTGGAGAGCCGGCCCGTGCCGGCCGCGACCGAACCGCACGACCCGCGGAGCCACACGCTGCTCGGCGGCCGGCGGCGGGTCAACGGCGTCACGCCGGCCGAGATCTGGTCCACCTACCTGGACCGGGACTGCCGGCCGTACCCGGGCGCCCACCCGGTGCGCAACGTGGAGATCATCCCGGCCGCGGTGCTGCTCAACACGTTCTTCACCGCCGCGGCCTCGACCGGGCCGTGGCCGGACCTGGGCGACGTCGGGCTGCGGGTGCCGGTGTCGGTCACCCACCCGCGGGACGTGCAGGTGGTGCTCCAGGACGGCGCGCTGCGGCTCTCCTCCCGGGTGGTCGAGGAGGAGGCCGACGACAGCGGCTGGGCGACCCACACGACCGCGGTCCTCGAACCGCGTACCCGGCTGGCCGACGAGTCACCGGCCACCGTGGTCACCGGCGAGAGCCTGGACACCGGGTACGTGATCGACCGGCTGGCGACCCTCGGGGTGGCCGCGATGGGCTTCCCGTGGGCCGTCGAGCGGATGGAGCGCGGCGACGGGGCGCTGCGGGCCACCGTGGTCGCCGAACCGGAGACCGGTGCGACCCCGCAGACCTGGGGTTCCATTCTGGACGCCGCGCTGTCGATCGCCTCGGTGGTCTTCACCGGTCCGCCGATCCTGCGGATGCCGCAACACATCCGCCGGGTGTCGCTGGCCGAGTCCGCACCCGCCCGCGCGCGCATCCTCGTCCGGGTGGTCGACACCGACACCGTCGACCTGGAGATCTGCGACCTGGACGGGGCCGTGGTGGGCCGGATGTCCCGCCTGCGGTACGGCGTGCTCGACCGGGACACCGGCGGGAACACCGACACCCGCAGCCTCGTGCACACCCTGGCGTGGCAGCCGGTCGACCTGCCCGGTCAGGTCGCCGCGCCCCGGCTCGTCGTGGTCGGCGCCGCGTCCGAGATGGTCTCCCGGCTGCAGGAGTGGCTGCCCGAGCACATCGCCCGGGTGGTCGAGCGGCCGGAGGACCTGCGGCCGGACGAACTGAGTGCCGGCCACCACCTGGTCGTCGTCGCCCCGCCCGTCTCGGGTGGCTACGACGACGCCGCGGTGGAGGGTGCGTGGCTGCTCGCGCGCACGGCCCAGCTGGTCGCGGCCGGCCGGGCGGCGAAGCCGGCGCAGCTGTGGTGCCTGACCCGCGGGGTGTGGGAGAGCACCGACGCCGCCTCGGTGAGCCAGGGCGCGCTCTGGGGCCTGGGCCGCGTGATCGGCGGCGAGCACCCGGACTTCTGGGGTGGAGTCATCGACGTCGGCGGCCCGCCGTCGGACATCGCGGTGATCCCTCAGGTGATCGGCGCGCTGCGGGGCGAGGACGTGATCGTCGTCCGCGACGGCGCGCCGATGGTGGGCCGCCTGCGGCACCTCGAGGGCAAGCCGATGCGGCCGCCGATGCGGTGCGAGCCGGACGGCACGTACCTGATCACGGGGGGCTTCGGCGCCCTCGGCAGCGAGGTGGCGCACTGGCTGGCCGACCGCGGCGCCCGGCGGATCATCCTGGTCGGGCGCACGACCGTCCCGGAACGCGACGGATGGTCGCGGGTCACCGACCCGCGGGTGCTGGAACGGATCGAGATCGTCCGCTCGCTCGAACGCCTGGGCGTCACGGTGGTCCCGGTGGCGCTGGACCTGGCCGACGCGGAGGAGGCGGCGAAGCTGCTCTCCGCCGCGTCCTACGGCCTGCCGCCGGTCCGTGGGGTGGTGCACGCCGCGGGCGTGCTCGACAACCGCATGCTCTCCGCGCTGGACGAGGACTCGCTGCGCGCGGTGCTGCGGCCGAAGGCGTACGGGGCCACCACGCTGCACGAGCTCTTCCCGCCCGGCTCGGTCGACTTCTTCGTGCTCTTCTCCTCCTGCGGTCTGCTGCTCGGGCTCCCCGGCCAGGCGAGCTACGCGGCGGGCAACGCGTACCTGGACGCGCTGGCGGCCTACCGCCGCGCGGCCGGGGACACCGGGACGATCAGCTTCGGCTGGACGTCGTGGCGCGGGCTGGGCATGTCCACCTCCACCGAGGTGATCGACATCGAGCTGGCCGCGCGCGGTACGGCCGACATCAGCGCCGCCGAGGCGTTCTCCGCGTGGGAACTGGCCGAACGGTACGACCTCGGCTATGCGGCCGTGCTGCGGATGCTGCCGGCCGCCGAGCGCGGTGAACTGCGGCTCCCGCTGCTCAGCGAGCTGCCGCTGGACTCCGCCACGGACGAGTCGGCGGAGGTCTCCGGGGAGCGGCCGTGGGCCACCCTGCACGGCGCGGAGCTGGTGGCCTTCCTGACCGGCGAGATCCGCCGCCAGGTGGCCGTCGAGTCCAAGCTGTCGGCCGACGAGGTGGACCCGCGCCGGCCGCTCATCGAGATGGGTCTGGACTCGGTCATGACCGTCCGGATCCGGCGCGCCCTGGAGCGCACCTTCCACCTGCCGTTGCCCGCGACGCTGTTCTGGGACCGGCCGACCATCAGCGCCGTGGCGGCTCTGGTCGCCGAGCGGCTCGACGACGACCCGGCTCCGGCCGCGGAGGAGGAGTGA
- a CDS encoding BTAD domain-containing putative transcriptional regulator encodes MPGEVVIGVLGALRVQVDARVVRLNGVRLQTLVAVLALDAGREVTRADLADAVWGDRAPSAPDNALQALVSRLRRAVPELVVDSRPTGYRALIRPDQVDAHRFETQVDAAREIPDPERRAAALREALDLWRGAALPGLADAPVLRAHAARLSELRRSATEERIAADIADGRGAEVVPELEGLIAQFPLRETLRLYLMQALRAAGRHADALSAYEDARTELAEQLGADPSPTLQRTHLALLRDGFAPPDPPAPAGPPPPGPAPRGRLPVPLTPMVGRDDDVRALVRMITGNRLVTVVGAGGMGKTRLAVEAGRTVVGAEADGGVLVDLGAVGDAGDVSRAILAACGAGDGGLLFAPAGPAARPSVADRLISVVSRRPLLLILDNCEHLLPAVAREAEALLASCPGLRVLATSRQPLGVRGEVLFPLAGLATPAPGAPVTTESPAVRLFVERGRAVRPAFTVDERTAEQVGAVCRALDGLPLALELAAVRLRSLSVAQLEARLQDRFDALFAGPDTVAERQRTLRTVVDWSWDLLDLPERVLARRMAVFAGPVDGDVVRRVCADLELPDDIEAAQVDRLLAALVDKSMVQVDAEREPPRFRMLNTIRLYAVERLAEAGETGHLRLRHARVLAAIAEELEPQLRRDGQLHALAYLSSYVDDVNAALRWSIDEAPPEVSVRLVAMLEWFWLLSGRRAEGLEWTGRALALDGSAVPVHRALLCAVGALVYGAILGDPQGLACLREALELAGRIGDRPGAGHPLVVLLGAMTSLLTGDSGVMLAELRHHGGHADPWVRAQSRMLAGRTLMNLGRPEEARAELAASLAEFRRIGERLGRAQTLSALAELDGASGEHAGAAAALREALQAAGELGAAEDLAMLRVRLGAVHARSGDGPAARRELDTALAEADRLGLGETVGAAHHVLGDLARWEGRYADSRDLLGRALGELREHGRGVGLVPAVLLSQGYLAVAEGRLQEATDLCRDAYDLARRGRDAHATSRVAVLAADIALARADVGRSAALLTAAVSMRGQHIAGDPDETRLDDAVRDRRPGLAPDGAPVDGAAIEALLSPVLQGS; translated from the coding sequence GTGCCCGGCGAAGTCGTGATCGGTGTCCTCGGCGCCCTCCGGGTGCAGGTGGACGCTCGGGTGGTCCGGCTGAACGGGGTCCGGCTGCAGACGCTCGTCGCCGTGCTGGCGCTCGACGCCGGCCGGGAGGTGACCCGCGCCGACCTGGCCGACGCGGTCTGGGGCGACCGGGCACCGTCCGCCCCCGACAACGCCCTGCAGGCGCTGGTGTCCCGGCTGCGGCGGGCCGTGCCGGAGCTGGTCGTCGACTCCCGGCCCACCGGATACCGGGCCCTGATCCGGCCCGACCAGGTCGACGCCCACCGGTTCGAGACGCAGGTGGACGCCGCCCGGGAGATCCCGGACCCGGAGCGCCGCGCCGCCGCGCTGCGGGAGGCGCTGGACCTCTGGCGGGGCGCGGCCCTGCCCGGCCTCGCCGACGCCCCGGTCCTGCGCGCCCACGCGGCCCGGCTCAGCGAGCTGCGCCGCTCGGCCACGGAGGAGCGGATCGCGGCCGACATCGCCGACGGCCGCGGCGCCGAGGTCGTTCCCGAGCTGGAAGGGCTGATCGCCCAGTTCCCGCTGCGCGAGACGCTGCGGCTGTATCTCATGCAGGCCCTGCGTGCCGCCGGGCGGCACGCCGACGCCCTCTCCGCCTACGAGGACGCCCGCACCGAGCTCGCCGAGCAGCTCGGCGCGGACCCTTCGCCGACCCTCCAGCGCACGCACCTCGCGCTGCTGCGCGACGGCTTCGCGCCGCCGGATCCGCCCGCCCCCGCGGGCCCGCCGCCACCCGGCCCGGCGCCGCGTGGCCGGCTGCCGGTCCCGCTGACGCCGATGGTGGGGCGGGACGACGACGTACGCGCGCTGGTGCGGATGATCACCGGCAACCGGCTCGTCACCGTGGTGGGCGCGGGCGGTATGGGCAAGACCCGGCTGGCGGTGGAGGCCGGGCGGACCGTCGTCGGCGCCGAGGCCGACGGGGGCGTACTGGTCGACCTGGGCGCGGTGGGCGACGCCGGCGACGTGTCCCGCGCGATCCTCGCCGCGTGCGGTGCCGGCGACGGCGGCCTGCTGTTCGCCCCGGCCGGCCCGGCCGCCCGGCCCAGCGTCGCCGACCGCCTGATCAGCGTGGTCTCCCGGCGTCCGCTGCTGCTCATCCTCGACAACTGCGAGCACCTGCTGCCGGCCGTCGCCCGGGAGGCGGAGGCCCTGCTGGCGAGCTGCCCGGGCCTGCGCGTGCTGGCCACGAGCCGGCAGCCGCTGGGCGTGCGCGGCGAGGTGCTGTTCCCGCTCGCCGGTCTCGCCACCCCGGCGCCCGGCGCACCGGTCACCACGGAGAGCCCGGCGGTGCGGCTGTTCGTCGAACGCGGGCGCGCGGTGCGGCCCGCGTTCACCGTCGACGAGCGTACGGCCGAGCAGGTCGGTGCCGTCTGCCGGGCGCTGGACGGCCTGCCGCTGGCGCTGGAGCTGGCCGCCGTGCGGCTGCGTTCGCTGTCGGTCGCCCAGCTGGAGGCGCGGTTGCAGGACCGGTTCGACGCCCTGTTCGCCGGACCGGACACCGTGGCCGAGCGGCAGCGCACCCTGCGGACGGTGGTGGACTGGAGCTGGGACCTCCTGGACCTCCCCGAGCGGGTGCTGGCCCGCCGGATGGCGGTCTTCGCCGGGCCGGTCGACGGCGACGTCGTACGGCGGGTCTGCGCGGACCTCGAGCTGCCCGACGACATCGAGGCGGCCCAGGTCGACCGCCTCCTCGCCGCGCTGGTGGACAAGTCGATGGTGCAGGTCGACGCCGAGCGGGAGCCGCCACGGTTCCGGATGCTGAACACGATCCGGCTGTACGCGGTCGAGCGGCTGGCCGAGGCGGGGGAGACCGGGCACCTGCGGTTGCGGCACGCGCGCGTGCTGGCGGCGATCGCCGAGGAGCTCGAGCCGCAGCTGCGCCGGGACGGTCAGCTGCACGCGCTGGCGTACCTGTCGTCCTACGTGGATGACGTGAACGCCGCCCTGCGGTGGTCGATCGACGAGGCGCCGCCCGAGGTGTCCGTACGGCTGGTGGCCATGCTGGAGTGGTTCTGGCTGCTCAGCGGCCGCCGCGCCGAGGGTCTGGAGTGGACCGGCCGGGCGCTGGCGCTGGACGGGTCGGCCGTACCGGTGCACCGCGCGTTGCTCTGCGCGGTCGGTGCCCTGGTGTACGGCGCGATCCTGGGCGACCCGCAGGGTCTCGCCTGCCTGCGTGAGGCGCTGGAGCTGGCCGGCCGGATCGGCGACCGGCCGGGCGCCGGGCACCCGCTGGTGGTGCTGCTGGGCGCGATGACGTCGCTGCTGACCGGGGACAGCGGGGTCATGCTGGCGGAGCTGCGGCACCACGGCGGGCACGCCGACCCGTGGGTCCGGGCGCAGAGCCGCATGCTGGCCGGCCGTACGTTGATGAACCTGGGCCGCCCGGAGGAGGCGCGCGCCGAGCTCGCGGCGTCGTTGGCGGAGTTCCGCAGGATCGGTGAGCGGCTGGGCCGGGCGCAGACCCTGTCCGCGCTGGCCGAGCTGGACGGGGCGAGCGGCGAGCACGCCGGCGCGGCCGCCGCCCTGCGTGAGGCGCTGCAGGCCGCCGGCGAGCTGGGCGCCGCCGAGGATCTCGCCATGCTGCGGGTCCGGCTCGGCGCGGTGCACGCCCGGTCGGGTGACGGCCCGGCGGCGCGCCGGGAGCTGGACACCGCCCTGGCGGAGGCCGACCGGCTTGGCCTGGGGGAGACCGTGGGAGCGGCCCATCACGTGCTCGGTGACCTCGCCCGCTGGGAGGGGCGGTACGCGGACTCCCGTGACCTGCTCGGCCGCGCCCTCGGCGAACTGCGCGAGCACGGGCGCGGCGTCGGGCTGGTCCCCGCGGTCCTGCTCAGCCAGGGGTACCTCGCGGTCGCGGAAGGACGGCTGCAGGAGGCCACCGACCTGTGCCGGGACGCGTACGACCTGGCCCGGCGGGGACGCGACGCCCATGCCACGTCCCGGGTCGCCGTGCTGGCCGCCGACATCGCCCTCGCCCGCGCCGACGTGGGCCGGTCCGCCGCCCTGCTGACCGCCGCGGTGTCGATGCGCGGTCAGCACATCGCCGGCGACCCGGACGAGACCCGCCTCGACGACGCCGTCCGCGACCGGCGGCCGGGGCTGGCACCCGACGGCGCCCCGGTGGACGGGGCCGCCATCGAGGCGCTGCTGTCGCCGGTGCTGCAGGGCAGCTGA
- a CDS encoding (2,3-dihydroxybenzoyl)adenylate synthase, which translates to MPRPGVVPWPEEAARTYRAAGCWRGHPLGKYMWDWAQRWPGRTALVDGAQRLTYAELAESADVLAEAMLERGLAPGDAILVQLPNCAEFVVVTLACFRAGILPVMMLPPHREHELTSIGAHVRARALVVPDGWRGYDHQDLAYRVAADLPEPAQVWVVGDDVRPGSADVRRLSRRTGDAQARRRRLDERAPASSEVALFLLSGGTTSVPKVISRTHDDYEYNIRRSAAVCGLGPDTVYLTVLPAGHNFPLASPGILGTLYSGGRVVMAPSPRPEGVFAAIEAEGVTDTSAVPAVALRWAEAAATTPRDLSSLRHVHVGGSMLSPEVAAGIGPALGCRLQQVYGMAEGLICYTRPDAPDAVAHATQGKPVSPYDELLVVDPDGLPVPPGEVGEMLTRGPYTPRGYFGVPEQNRVSFTPDGWYRTGDLVRITADGDVVVCGRVKDLINRGGEKIAAGEIETLAQEMPEVAEAAAVAVPDPVVGERVCLFVRLHPGHDLTLDGLREVLTGRGLAAFKIPERLEVVEDFPHTPVGKPDKKVLRSLLLSETPV; encoded by the coding sequence ATGCCACGACCCGGTGTCGTGCCGTGGCCGGAGGAGGCGGCCCGGACCTACCGGGCCGCCGGATGCTGGCGCGGCCACCCCTTGGGGAAGTACATGTGGGACTGGGCCCAGCGGTGGCCCGGCCGGACCGCGCTGGTCGACGGCGCCCAGCGGCTGACCTACGCCGAACTGGCGGAGAGCGCGGACGTGCTCGCCGAGGCGATGCTCGAGCGCGGGCTGGCGCCCGGCGACGCGATCCTGGTCCAGCTGCCGAACTGCGCCGAGTTCGTGGTGGTGACGCTCGCCTGTTTCCGGGCCGGGATCCTGCCGGTCATGATGCTGCCACCGCACCGCGAGCACGAGCTCACCTCGATCGGCGCGCACGTGCGGGCCCGGGCGCTGGTGGTCCCCGACGGCTGGCGCGGGTACGACCACCAGGACCTCGCGTACCGGGTCGCCGCGGACCTGCCCGAACCGGCCCAGGTGTGGGTGGTCGGCGACGACGTACGGCCCGGGTCGGCGGACGTGCGCCGGCTGTCCCGCCGCACCGGCGACGCGCAGGCCCGCCGGCGCCGGCTGGACGAGCGTGCTCCGGCCAGTTCGGAGGTGGCCCTGTTCCTGCTCTCCGGCGGCACCACGAGCGTCCCGAAGGTGATCAGCCGGACGCACGACGACTACGAGTACAACATCCGCCGGAGCGCCGCGGTGTGCGGGCTCGGCCCGGACACCGTCTACCTCACCGTGCTGCCGGCCGGGCACAACTTCCCGCTGGCGAGCCCGGGGATCCTCGGCACCCTCTACTCCGGAGGGCGGGTGGTCATGGCGCCCTCACCCAGGCCCGAGGGTGTGTTCGCGGCCATCGAGGCCGAGGGCGTCACCGACACCTCCGCGGTTCCGGCCGTCGCGCTGCGCTGGGCGGAGGCGGCCGCCACCACGCCGCGTGACCTGTCCTCGCTGCGCCACGTCCACGTCGGCGGGTCGATGCTGTCACCGGAGGTCGCGGCGGGCATCGGGCCCGCGCTCGGCTGCCGGCTGCAGCAGGTGTACGGGATGGCCGAGGGGCTGATCTGCTACACCCGGCCGGACGCGCCGGACGCCGTCGCGCACGCCACCCAGGGCAAGCCGGTCAGCCCGTACGACGAGCTGCTGGTCGTGGACCCGGACGGGCTACCGGTCCCGCCCGGTGAGGTCGGCGAGATGCTGACCCGGGGCCCGTACACGCCGCGGGGCTACTTCGGCGTGCCGGAGCAGAACCGGGTGTCGTTCACGCCGGACGGCTGGTACCGCACCGGTGACCTGGTCCGGATCACCGCGGACGGCGACGTGGTCGTGTGCGGCCGGGTCAAGGACCTGATCAACCGGGGTGGCGAGAAGATCGCGGCGGGCGAGATCGAGACCCTGGCCCAGGAGATGCCGGAGGTCGCCGAGGCGGCCGCGGTGGCGGTGCCCGACCCCGTCGTGGGCGAGCGGGTCTGCCTCTTCGTCCGGCTGCACCCCGGTCACGACCTGACCCTGGACGGCCTGCGCGAGGTGCTGACCGGTCGCGGGCTGGCCGCGTTCAAGATCCCGGAGCGGCTCGAGGTCGTCGAGGACTTCCCGCACACGCCCGTCGGCAAGCCCGACAAGAAGGTGCTGCGGAGCCTGCTGCTGAGCGAGACGCCGGTCTGA